Part of the Listeria innocua genome is shown below.
ATCCCTGCTTCACCAAAATCCCCTTAGAAGAAGTCGCTCCGCCAAACAGCGCCGCTACAACCACGCAACTCAAAAAGAAAATCTGCACAGTCTCCGCCATCCCTGCTCCCGCGAAAAATAATCCCCACACAAGCCCTGCTGCAAGAAAGCCATTATAAAGCCCTTGATTCGCAAATAGTGTCTGTACTTTCTTATTCGCAAGTAGTTCCTTCTCGACACCAAACGTCTTGGCTGCGAGGTTGGTATTGGCGAAAAACATTTCTAAAATCATTATATAAATATGCTCGATCATTACGATGAAGGTTAAAATAAATGCTAAAATGGCCATAAATAATCCCTCTTTTCTACTCCGAAGTATAGCATAGCTTGTAAATTTTTCGTAAAAATAAAGCTTGAAACGTTGACTTATTGGCAAAATCTCCGTAATATCAAACGTAGACTACTTATTTTTGGTCTGAGAAGGGGGAAATTATATGCAGCAAGAAGCAACAGGTGGGCAGAAGATTCGCCCAATACCGATTATTGCCTCATTTTTGATGGCTGGTTTTATTGGACTATTCAGTGAAACTGCTCTTAATATGGCGCTTAGTGATTTGATACAGGTGTTTGATATTAGTTCAGCGACAGTGCAGTGGCTTACGACAGGTTATTTGCTAACGCTTGGAATATTAGTGCCGATTTCGGGATTGCTTTTACAATGGTTTACAACACGAGGATTATTTTTTACAGCAGTGAGTTTTTCGATTGCAGGTACGCTGATCGCGGCGCTTTCGCCAACGTTTGCGATGTTAATGATTGGACGCGTAGTGCAAGCAGTAGGTACGGCGCTATTACTACCGTTAATGTTTAACACGATTTTACTGATTTTCCCAGAGCATAAACGTGGCTCAGCAATGGGGATGATCGGGCTGGTAATTATGTTTGCACCAGCAGTTGGTCCGACAATTTCAGGACTAATTTTAGAAAACTTAACTTGGAACTGGATTTTCTGGATTTCCTTGCCATTCCTTATTATTGCGTTATTATTCGGAATGAAATTTATGCAAAATGTTTCGGTTGTTACGAAGCCGAAAATTGATATTTTATCGATTATTCTTTCGACGCTAGGTTTTGGTGGAGTCGTATTTGCCTTTAGTAGTGCGGGAGAAAATGGTTGGGGAAGCGCGACGGTATTAGTTTCAATTATCGTTGGTGGAATTGCGCTTGGACTCTTTGTTTGGCGCCAACTAACAATGGAAAAACCTTTGATGGACTTGAAAGTATTTAAATACCCAATGTTCACATTAGGACTTATTTTAGTATTTATCAGCTTTATGATGATTCTTTCGACGATGATTTTACTACCGCTATACTTGCAAAATAGTTTAGCACTCGCGGCGTTTTCAGCGGGACTAGTTTTACTTCCGGGTGGGGTGCTGAATGGTTTAATGTCACCATTTACTGGGCGTTTGTTCGATGCATACGGTCCACGCGCACTTGTTATCCCAGGGTTTATCGTAGCGGTTATTGCACTATTTTTCTTAACGAGAATAGAAGTTGGAACATCTGCATTAACTATCATCGTGCTTCATTCAGTGTTAATGATTGGGATTTCAATGGTCATGATGCCAGCACAAACAAACGGATTAAACCAATTGCCGCCAAAATTATATCCTGATGGCACAGCGATTATGAACACATTACAACAAGTTTCCGGCGCGATTGGAACGGCTGTTGCGATTACGATCATGTCTGCCGGACAAAAAGCGTATATGGAAACGGCGCAAGGAATGGGACCTGAACAAATGGTCGCTTCACTGACAGCCGGAATTCAAAATGCTTTTGTTTTTGGACTGATTATGGCTTGTATTGGTCTGCTGTGTTCGCTCTTTATTCGAAAAGCTAAATAATAAAGTGAAGAGAACTTCTCGTAATGAGAGGTTCTTTTTTGTTTTGACAAATGGGTTCTGAGTGGTTAAAATAATATTAAATATAGTTTATAAAGTTTGTTTAATAACTTTACGAATGGAGCGATTGATAATGGCACTTCCTCGTGATTTAAAAGAGCTGAATAAGAAAAATATCAAGTCAATTTTACGGCAACAAGGTGCAATGACAAAAGCGGAAATCGCCGAAGTGACTGGGCTTAGTGTAGTTACAGTGAATAAGTTGATTCGTGATTTAGTGGAAAATGATGAGATTTTAGAACAAGATAATTCAGTTGCGACTGGCGGAAGAAGAGCTGTTTCGTATAAAATTAATCCTAATTTTCAGCAGGTGTTAGTTATTAGTTTGCAAGAAAAGTGGAAGAAAATTACTTATTCTTTTTCGGTCTATAATTTGCTTGGTGAGCCGGAGTTTGTGGAGGATATGTCTGGGGAGGATTTGGACATTACTGCGCTGAAACGGAATACGAAAGATCTTGTTTGCGCTTTTCCGAAGATTTCTTGCGTTGTAATTGGGGTGCCGGGAATTGAGATTGGCGGTAAGCTGCGCGCGATGGATTTTCCGCTAC
Proteins encoded:
- a CDS encoding DHA2 family efflux MFS transporter permease subunit; this translates as MQQEATGGQKIRPIPIIASFLMAGFIGLFSETALNMALSDLIQVFDISSATVQWLTTGYLLTLGILVPISGLLLQWFTTRGLFFTAVSFSIAGTLIAALSPTFAMLMIGRVVQAVGTALLLPLMFNTILLIFPEHKRGSAMGMIGLVIMFAPAVGPTISGLILENLTWNWIFWISLPFLIIALLFGMKFMQNVSVVTKPKIDILSIILSTLGFGGVVFAFSSAGENGWGSATVLVSIIVGGIALGLFVWRQLTMEKPLMDLKVFKYPMFTLGLILVFISFMMILSTMILLPLYLQNSLALAAFSAGLVLLPGGVLNGLMSPFTGRLFDAYGPRALVIPGFIVAVIALFFLTRIEVGTSALTIIVLHSVLMIGISMVMMPAQTNGLNQLPPKLYPDGTAIMNTLQQVSGAIGTAVAITIMSAGQKAYMETAQGMGPEQMVASLTAGIQNAFVFGLIMACIGLLCSLFIRKAK
- a CDS encoding DUF1304 domain-containing protein, which produces MAILAFILTFIVMIEHIYIMILEMFFANTNLAAKTFGVEKELLANKKVQTLFANQGLYNGFLAAGLVWGLFFAGAGMAETVQIFFLSCVVVAALFGGATSSKGILVKQGLPAVLALVVVLLV